A DNA window from Amycolatopsis sp. DSM 110486 contains the following coding sequences:
- a CDS encoding beta-N-acetylhexosaminidase — MPGFDTLLPRPVSVTEVPGACPWPAPVTVRPAPELPAEGYRLTITPRGVTLAVADAAGEVYGRQTLRQLAGPDAFRAASIRTGLTLPCGVVDDHPRFGWRGCLLDVARHFRTKAEVLRFVDLLAAHKLNVLNLHLTDDQGWRIEVPRFPRLTSVGGWRRSSMVGRHDGPERDGRPHGGFYTTDDLREIVAYAASRAVTVVPEIDVPGHARAAIAAYPKLGPDPDADWEVWTSWGISTSLLDPSESTLDFFRTVFDHVLDIFPSPVIGLGGDEVPGATEAHGRFVREIAAHLASRGRQALGWDEVLDIDDLPPMVIGAWQDEARGELAASRGHDVVLSPEDRVYLDHRQSAHPDEPIAVGYLRTLEDVYTYEPALTGPRLRGAQAQVWTEHLDTARRVDYAAFPRLSAFAELAWSTGPRDFAEFLPRLQEHHLPRLDALGVEYRPLDGPHPWQTRPGVPGRPR, encoded by the coding sequence ATGCCCGGGTTCGACACTCTGCTCCCCCGTCCCGTCTCCGTCACGGAGGTCCCGGGCGCGTGCCCGTGGCCGGCGCCGGTCACCGTGCGGCCGGCGCCGGAGCTGCCCGCCGAGGGCTACCGCCTGACGATCACGCCGCGCGGCGTCACGCTGGCGGTCGCCGACGCGGCGGGCGAGGTGTACGGCCGGCAGACGCTGCGCCAGCTCGCCGGGCCGGACGCGTTCCGGGCGGCGTCGATCCGCACTGGGCTGACGCTGCCGTGCGGCGTGGTGGACGACCACCCGCGGTTCGGGTGGCGCGGCTGCCTGCTCGACGTGGCGCGGCACTTCCGCACGAAGGCCGAGGTGCTGCGGTTCGTCGACCTGCTGGCGGCGCACAAGCTCAACGTGCTGAACCTGCACCTGACCGACGACCAGGGCTGGCGGATCGAGGTGCCGCGGTTCCCGCGGCTGACCTCGGTCGGCGGCTGGCGGCGTTCGTCGATGGTCGGGCGCCACGACGGCCCCGAGCGCGACGGCCGTCCCCACGGCGGGTTCTACACCACCGACGACCTGCGGGAGATCGTCGCGTACGCGGCTTCGCGGGCCGTGACGGTGGTGCCGGAGATCGACGTGCCGGGCCACGCCCGCGCGGCCATCGCCGCGTACCCGAAGCTCGGCCCCGATCCCGACGCGGACTGGGAGGTGTGGACGTCCTGGGGCATCAGCACCTCGCTGCTGGATCCTTCGGAGTCCACTTTGGACTTCTTCCGCACCGTGTTCGACCACGTGCTGGACATCTTCCCCTCGCCGGTCATCGGCCTCGGCGGCGACGAGGTGCCGGGCGCGACCGAGGCCCACGGCCGGTTCGTCCGCGAGATCGCCGCGCACCTGGCTTCGCGCGGCCGGCAGGCGCTCGGCTGGGACGAGGTGCTCGACATCGACGACCTCCCGCCCATGGTGATCGGCGCCTGGCAGGACGAGGCGCGCGGCGAGCTAGCCGCGTCGCGGGGTCACGACGTGGTGCTCTCCCCGGAAGACCGCGTGTACCTCGACCACCGCCAGTCCGCCCACCCGGACGAGCCCATCGCCGTCGGCTACCTGCGCACGCTGGAGGACGTCTACACATACGAACCGGCGTTGACCGGTCCCCGCCTGCGCGGCGCCCAGGCCCAGGTCTGGACCGAACACCTCGACACCGCCCGGCGCGTGGACTACGCGGCTTTCCCCCGGCTGAGTGCGTTCGCGGAGCTGGCGTGGAGCACCGGCCCCCGCGACTTCGCCGAGTTTCTGCCGCGGCTGCAAGAGCACCACCTGCCGCGGCTCGACGCGCTGGGGGTGGAGTACCGGCCGCTCGACGGGCCGCACCCGTGGCAGACCCGGCCAGGCGTGCCGGGGCGGCCGCGCTGA
- a CDS encoding response regulator — MIRVLVVEDEPVAAEAHRLYVERLPGFSVAGVVHSGGDALRFCEREPVDLVLLDFYLPDTHGLAVCRSLRAAGLPIDVIAVTSARDLALVKAAVSVGVVQYLLKPFTFASLREKLERYAEFHQASGEVTGQAEIDRALATLRTSEQHALPKGMSAETLEAITAALAATSEGLSAAGAASAIGASRVTARRYLEYLADNGLAHREPRYGQVGRPEVWYRHGPA, encoded by the coding sequence GTGATCCGCGTGCTGGTGGTGGAGGACGAGCCCGTGGCCGCCGAGGCCCACCGGCTCTACGTGGAGCGCTTGCCCGGCTTCAGCGTCGCCGGCGTGGTCCACTCCGGCGGCGACGCGCTGCGCTTCTGCGAACGCGAACCCGTCGACCTCGTGCTGCTCGACTTCTACCTGCCCGACACCCACGGCCTCGCCGTGTGCCGCTCCCTGCGCGCGGCCGGCCTGCCCATCGACGTCATCGCGGTGACCTCGGCGCGCGACCTCGCGCTGGTGAAGGCGGCGGTGTCGGTGGGCGTGGTGCAGTACCTGCTGAAACCGTTTACTTTCGCTTCGCTGCGGGAAAAGCTCGAGCGCTACGCCGAGTTCCACCAGGCTTCGGGCGAGGTCACCGGCCAGGCCGAGATCGACCGCGCGCTCGCCACGCTGCGCACGAGCGAGCAGCACGCCCTGCCGAAGGGCATGAGCGCCGAGACGCTCGAAGCCATCACCGCCGCCCTCGCCGCCACCTCCGAAGGACTCTCCGCCGCCGGCGCGGCGAGCGCGATCGGCGCTTCGCGCGTCACGGCCCGCCGCTACCTGGAGTACTTGGCGGACAACGGCTTGGCCCACCGCGAGCCCCGCTACGGCCAGGTCGGCCGGCCCGAGGTCTGGTACCGCCACGGCCCGGCTTAG
- a CDS encoding sensor histidine kinase, protein MPAPTRTRTSRWSLARQLLVLQLAVLLVLVGGGITIAYLDAGHTTTDRARDQSLAVAHAIADSPSVTRAVSTPDPTAVLQPYAVRVQTDAEVDFVTIMTPQGIRYTHPNPALIGQPFLGHIAAAQQGGVVTETYTGSLGPSVRAVVPVFDANHRVVALVAVGITIAAISAELRDRVWPLAGVAAAVLLVGACGGWLVSARLKRQTRGIAPGELSNLFEYHEAVLHSVREGVLLVGRDGRVGLCNDGARTLLGLTADPVGQPLVELGLPPELVAAFVSAETRTEELHLTDTRVLVVSTTVVRSGGRAQGTVVILRDHTELQTLTGELTTARSLAEALRSQAHEAANRLHTVVSLVELGRPEDAVEFATAELVLAQELTDRVMSAVSEPVLAALLLGKAAEASERGVEFTITPDTVIEDLGPEIVGRDLVTILGNLVDNGIDAAARGASGRPAVVVTARTDEDGLLLRVADNGPGVPEEAVEDMFRRGWSTKAGEGHGLGLALVVQAVRRYGGGVDVGRDGGAVFTVRLPRQEALR, encoded by the coding sequence GTGCCTGCCCCCACCCGGACCCGGACGAGCCGCTGGAGCCTCGCCCGCCAGCTGCTGGTGCTCCAGCTGGCGGTGCTGCTGGTGCTCGTGGGCGGCGGGATCACCATCGCGTACCTCGACGCCGGCCACACGACGACCGACCGGGCGCGCGACCAGTCGCTGGCGGTCGCCCACGCGATCGCCGACTCGCCGAGTGTGACCCGAGCGGTGTCCACACCGGACCCGACGGCCGTGCTGCAGCCCTACGCGGTGCGGGTGCAGACCGACGCCGAGGTCGACTTCGTCACGATCATGACCCCGCAGGGGATCCGCTACACCCACCCGAACCCGGCGTTGATCGGGCAGCCGTTCCTCGGCCACATCGCCGCCGCCCAGCAGGGTGGTGTGGTGACCGAGACCTACACGGGTTCGCTCGGGCCTTCGGTCCGGGCCGTGGTGCCGGTGTTCGACGCGAACCACCGCGTCGTCGCCCTCGTGGCGGTGGGCATCACGATCGCCGCGATCTCCGCCGAGCTGCGCGATCGCGTATGGCCGCTCGCCGGCGTCGCGGCCGCGGTGCTGCTCGTCGGCGCGTGCGGCGGCTGGCTCGTGAGCGCCCGGCTCAAGCGGCAGACGCGCGGGATCGCGCCCGGCGAGCTCAGCAACCTGTTCGAGTACCACGAAGCGGTGCTGCATTCCGTGCGCGAGGGCGTGCTGCTGGTCGGGCGCGACGGCCGCGTCGGCCTGTGCAACGACGGTGCGCGCACGCTCCTGGGCCTGACCGCGGATCCGGTCGGGCAGCCGCTGGTCGAGCTGGGGCTGCCGCCGGAACTGGTGGCCGCGTTCGTGTCCGCCGAGACGCGCACCGAGGAGCTGCACCTCACCGACACGCGCGTGCTGGTGGTGAGTACCACTGTTGTGCGCTCCGGCGGACGCGCGCAGGGCACCGTGGTGATCCTGCGCGACCACACGGAACTGCAGACGCTGACGGGCGAGCTCACCACTGCCCGCAGCCTCGCGGAGGCGCTGCGGTCGCAGGCGCACGAGGCGGCGAACCGGCTGCACACCGTCGTTTCCCTGGTGGAGCTCGGCCGGCCCGAGGACGCGGTGGAGTTCGCGACGGCCGAGCTCGTCCTGGCCCAGGAGCTCACCGACCGCGTGATGAGCGCGGTGTCCGAGCCCGTGCTGGCGGCCCTGTTGCTCGGCAAGGCCGCGGAAGCCAGCGAACGCGGCGTCGAGTTCACGATCACCCCTGACACGGTGATCGAGGACCTCGGCCCGGAGATCGTCGGCCGGGACCTCGTGACGATCCTGGGCAACCTCGTCGACAACGGCATCGACGCCGCCGCGCGCGGGGCGAGCGGCCGGCCCGCCGTGGTTGTGACCGCGCGGACCGACGAGGACGGGCTGCTGCTGCGGGTCGCCGACAACGGCCCGGGCGTACCGGAGGAAGCTGTGGAGGACATGTTCCGCCGCGGCTGGTCCACGAAGGCGGGCGAGGGCCACGGGCTCGGGCTCGCGCTGGTGGTCCAGGCCGTGCGCCGCTACGGCGGCGGCGTGGACGTCGGCCGGGACGGCGGTGCGGTGTTCACGGTCCGGTTGCCGAGGCAGGAGGCGCTGCGGTGA